The genomic segment AGAGCGGTGAGGTGATCCACCCGCGGACCAACGACGTGCAGCCGCCGCGGTTCCTCGGCGGGGAGCTACCGCAGATCGCGGCCGACGCCGACCGCCGCGTCGCGCTGGCGGACTGGATCACGCGGAAGGACAACCCGTTCTTCGCCCGCGCCACGGTGAACCGCGTCTGGTACCACCTGCTCGGCCGCGGACTGGTGGACCCGGTGGACGACTTCCGCGACTCCAACCCGGCCGCGAGCGACGAGGTGCTCGACGCGCTGGCGAAGGACTTCGTGGACCACAACTTCGACGTGAAGCGCGTCATTCGTACCGTGCTGAACTCGCGCACCTACCAACTGACCGCCGCGACCAACGATCGCAACCGAGACGACGAGCGGTTCTTCTCGCACGCGGTCACGAAGCTACTACCCGCCGAGGTGCTGCTCGACGCGCTTTCGTCTTCAACGGAAGTGCCGGAGCCGTTCGAGGGGGTGAAGCTCGGCACGCGGGCGACGCAGCTCCCCGACGGCGACGTGTTCCACCACCCGTTCCTCAAGGCGTTCGGCCAGCCGGCGCGGGAAACCTCGTGCGAGTGCGAGCGGCAGGGCGACACGAGCCTGGGCCACGCCCTTCAGCTCATCAACGGCCCCACGCTGAAGGTGAAGCTCGCCGACCCCGCGAACCGCGTCGGCCGGCTGCTGAAGGACGGGAAGTCGGACACGGTCGTTCTGCGCGAACTGTACCTCGCGACGCTCACGCGCCGGCCGAGCGCCGCGGAAGAAGCCGCCGTCCTGAAGCACCTCGCCGCGACCGTGAACAAGCGGCAGGCATGGGAAGACGTGCAGTGGGCGCTCATCAACACGAAAGAGTTCCTGTTCCGACACTGATTCCAGCGCAACGGCCCGCCCGCCGCGGTGGAAGTAACGCGTTCTTCGGACCGTCCGACCACACCCAAGTTGCCCGGAATCCGACCCGGGTTTCTTGGCGCCGGACCCGGGTTCAGCCGCTGCGTTCCCAGGAACGGCCGCGCCGGACCCAGGTTTATCGGCGCGGAACACAGGGTTTTTCGCGCCGGGCACGGGGTTTTTGGCGCCGGGCACGGGGTTGTTGGCGCGGAACACGGGGTTGTTGGCGCGGAACACGGGGTTGTTGGCGCGGAACACGTGTTTCTCACCACCGGACACGGGGTTTTTCGCGCCGGACACGCGGTTTTTGGCACGAGACAAGGGTTTTGTTGCGCCGGACACGGGTCCGGCCGCCCGTAGCTGTGCCCGGTCGTCCTCACTTTCAAGGAACCAACAGTCATGCGATACCGATTTGTCCGTGCGGCCCTGGTGACGGCGGCCGTCGCCCTCGCCTGGGCGCAGTTCGACCTCGCCGGCGCACAGCCGGTGAACCAGCAGAAGAAAGACAAGGGGCAAGGCGGGGGCCGTCGGCAAGCCGAGCCCGCCGTGATCGTACTCACGCTCGGCGACGCGGCGCGCCACTGGGACGTGGTCCGGGCGGTCGCGTACTCGCCGGACGGTCGGTTGTTCGCGTCGGCCAGCGACGACGGCTCCGTGAAGCTCCGCGACGCGGTCACCGGCAAGGAGGTGCGCGTCTTCACCGGCCGCGCAAATCGCCTGCTCTCGGCGGCTGTGTACGCGATCGCGTTCAGCCCCGACGGGAAGACGCTCGCGACCGGGTCCGCGGACAAGACCGTTCGCCTGTGGGACGTCGCGACCGGCGAACTGAAGGTGACGCTCGCCGGGCACCGCGACGCGGTCGCGGGGATCGCGTGGGCGCCGGACGGCAAGCGGATCGCGTCCGCCAGCGACGACCGCACGGTGCGCGTGTGGGACGCGGTGAACCCGCAACCCGACCCGGAGACGCGGGCCGGCATCCCCGGCGTCACCGAGCCGCCCATCAAGGAACTGAAGGTGTTCGACCGGATCGGCGAGTTCGCGTCGGCGGTCGCGTGGTCGCCGGACAACAAGTGGCTCGCGGTCGGGCTGTGGGACAAGACCGTGCGGCTCTGGGACGCCGACACCGGCGACGAGCGGTTCGTGCTGAAGGGCCACACGGCCCGGATCAGTTCGCTCGCGTTCACGCCCGATTCGACCGGGCTGGTCTCCGCGGCGCTGGAGCCGAACGTGCGAACCTGGACCGTCAGCGACGGCAAGCCGGCCGCGGTTCTGGAAGGGCACAAGGGCGCGGTATTCGCGGTCGCGCTGACGCCCGACGGCGCGACCCTCGGCACCGCCGGTCACGACGGCACCGTTCGGCTGTGGAACCGCGCGGACGCGAAGCCGATCCGCACGCCGGCCACGCTGCAAGCCCCAGCGCTGGCGGTCGCCTTCAGCCCGGACGGCAAGTCGGTGCTGTCCGGCGGGGCGGACGCGTCGGTGCGCATCACACCGCTCGCGAAGGCCGCTTCGGACGCGACCCCCGCGGGCACGCTGGTCGCGGTGGCGTACTCGCCGGACGGTTCGCGGCTCGCCACCGGCGACGACACCGGCAGCGTCCGCATCTGGGACGCCGAGACCGGCAAGGAGCTGAAGGCGTTCGCGGCGGGCACGGAGGCCCTCCGCGCGGTCGCGTTCGGCCCGGACGGCAAGCGCGTGGCCGCCGCGAGCTCCGACGGCCGAGTGTACCTGATCGACCCGACGGCGGACGCGAAGCCGGTCGTGCTCGCGGGGCACAAGGACGCGGTGCGAGCGGTCGCGTTCGCCCCGAACGGAAAGACGCTCGCGAGCGCCTCCGCCGACAAGTCGGTGATCCTCTGGGACGCCGCCACCGGCAAGCAGATCCGCACCATCACCGGGCACGATGGGTCGGTCACGTCGGTGCTGTTCACCCCGGACAGCGCGTCGGTCATCTCGGCGGCCGACGACCGCGCGATCAAGGTCTGGGACGCGGCCGAGGGGCGGCTTGTTCGCACGCTCGAACCGGACGAGGAC from the Frigoriglobus tundricola genome contains:
- a CDS encoding WD40 repeat domain-containing protein; protein product: MRYRFVRAALVTAAVALAWAQFDLAGAQPVNQQKKDKGQGGGRRQAEPAVIVLTLGDAARHWDVVRAVAYSPDGRLFASASDDGSVKLRDAVTGKEVRVFTGRANRLLSAAVYAIAFSPDGKTLATGSADKTVRLWDVATGELKVTLAGHRDAVAGIAWAPDGKRIASASDDRTVRVWDAVNPQPDPETRAGIPGVTEPPIKELKVFDRIGEFASAVAWSPDNKWLAVGLWDKTVRLWDADTGDERFVLKGHTARISSLAFTPDSTGLVSAALEPNVRTWTVSDGKPAAVLEGHKGAVFAVALTPDGATLGTAGHDGTVRLWNRADAKPIRTPATLQAPALAVAFSPDGKSVLSGGADASVRITPLAKAASDATPAGTLVAVAYSPDGSRLATGDDTGSVRIWDAETGKELKAFAAGTEALRAVAFGPDGKRVAAASSDGRVYLIDPTADAKPVVLAGHKDAVRAVAFAPNGKTLASASADKSVILWDAATGKQIRTITGHDGSVTSVLFTPDSASVISAADDRAIKVWDAAEGRLVRTLEPDEDDDPLAVALRPDGKQLVSVGNRDVPPTVKVWDASTGATLRLLPGHFDRPLAAAYRPDGKVFATAAGDGTLRLWDADSGAALKAVAVRAPRGTVSQVAFHPKGDRVATVNGNGTVTVVKLPDLTASADGSSP